The stretch of DNA TGAGCCAGAATGTGTTGAATTGAAGAATGATGCCTAGCCCACCGAGCGCCATCATCCCGTTGCTGATCTGTTTACTGAGTCTCGCCATTTGTTCCGCGGCCACGGCGTAAGATCCGCCGCGTGCCCAGAGAAACGCGTGGAGGATGCGTCCTCCATCCAACGGCACGCAGGGGATCAAGAGGTTATAGGCGCCTAACATCATGTTGACCTTATAGAGTTCACGGACAATAGGATCCGCGCTGAAGCACCAGAGAATCCCCGCGAGGCCAAAGGAAAAAACCGGTCCGGCTGCCGCCACAAGCGCTTCAATTCTCGGTGTTTGTAGTTCCCGATCAAAGACGGTCCACCCACCGAGGATGTGCAGATAGATTCGTTTGATTTGGTACTGATAGCGACGGGCCACGACCGCGTGAGCGATCTCATGAAAGAGCACTGACGCGAGGATGAAGAGCGTGGCGACGGCGCCGGCCGCCCAGTGCGCTCGCATGGGCACATCCGGCAGAGCATCTTTGAACATGGCCGTGGAGAGGGCCCACGTCAGCAGGCAAAATGCGACAAGCCACGAGTAGTGAAGAC from Nitrospira sp. encodes:
- a CDS encoding site-2 protease family protein, encoding MHFRLLGFPISLHYSWLVAFCLLTWALSTAMFKDALPDVPMRAHWAAGAVATLFILASVLFHEIAHAVVARRYQYQIKRIYLHILGGWTVFDRELQTPRIEALVAAAGPVFSFGLAGILWCFSADPIVRELYKVNMMLGAYNLLIPCVPLDGGRILHAFLWARGGSYAVAAEQMARLSKQISNGMMALGGLGIILQFNTFWLIIVGIVLRIIAAGTYKTVQQSSKLTRPVQEIMVPTNHVRTLPITASMQDLQTTFLRHGYKVYPVMDGDTVSGLVHYQNVREDPTWLEASQGAIRPHVVPLRQELMVSSQTTLQEALDQMLLAGSDEVLVYSHDTFMGLVKRSMILRVQQSISEPGPMKKEDKPIGLPLWENR